Genomic window (Desulfonispora thiosulfatigenes DSM 11270):
TGGCTACTCCTAAAGCACAGGCAGCCTATGAACAAATGTTTAAAGTTCTCGGAAAGCCTGCTACATCTACTTTAGCTCATAACTGGGCACGTGTTATCGAGATTCTTTATGCAGCTGAGAGATTGTTAGAATTAGTTAGGGATCCTGAAATAACTAGTACGGATGTTAGAAATATCCCTACGGAAGTCCCAACTGAAGGTATTGGTATAGTTGAAGCTCCACGTGGTACATTAGTTCATCACTATGTAACTGATGAATTAGGGTTGATTAAAAAAGCAAACCTAGTAGTTGCTACAGCACACGGATATGGACCTATGAATATCTCTATTGATAAAGCAGCTAAAGGCTTAATCAAAAATGGTGAAGTAAATGAAGCTGCTAAAAACATGGTTGAAATGGCTTTCCGTGCTTATGATCCTTGTTTTGGATGTGCTACTCATACCTTGCCAGGTGGCCTACCATTAATAATTAATGTTTATGATCCACAAGGTGAAAAAGTAATGGAACTTAATTGGTAGAACATATTGTTAGTTACAAAGGATAATGTCTTAATGACATTATCCTTTAATTTTATGCATCCACATAAAAAAAAGGTTCTGTAGATTTAATTCTACAGAACCTTTTGATTTTAATATTCTGGTGGTAAATCCTTTAAGTCTTCCATTGTAAATACAGGTCCATCTACACATACATACTTAGATCCGATATTACAACGTCCACATTTACCTACACCGCACTTCATTCTCATCTCTAAGGTAGTTATGATGTCAGTGTCTTTAAAGCCCATTTTTTGTAGTCCTGGAAGTGTAAACTTAATCATAATAGGTGGACCACATATCAAGGTTACTTGAGGTGGTAAATTTAGTTCTTCTACATATGATGGTACGAAACCAACATGACCATCCCAATCATCTTGACCAACGTCTACAGTTACGTGGACGTCCATATTAGGAACATCCTTCCAATTCTTAAATATGTCTTCTTTAAAAACTAAATCATTTTTAGTTCTTGAACCATAGACAACTGTAATTTTACCATAATCTTCACGATTTCTAATACAATGCATAATCAAGCTACGTACTGGAGCAAGACCTATACCTCCACCGATGAATAAAAGGTCTTTTCCTTTAACATGATCAAGCGGAAAACCATTACCATAAGGTCCTCTAATACCACATTCTTGACCTTCTTCACATTCATGTAAAGCATTTGTTAAAGTACCTGTTCTTTTAATAGATATTTCAACGTGATTTTCACCTTGGTTAGTTATAGAGAACATTGCCTCTCCAACATTAGGTAATGATAACATTGATAACTGACCAGGTTTAGTAGTAAAAGGTTTTTTACCATCTATAGTACTTATATGAAACGTTCTAACATCAGGAGTTTCTTGCACAATTTTTATAAACTTAGCTCTAATTGGAACCAAACAATTTGTACTCATCTTATACCGCCTCCTTTGCTTTCTTAATAATGGAGGTAATATCTAAGTTAACAGGACATACTTCTACACAACGTCCACAACCTACACAAAGAAGCATGTCATATCTGTCTACAAAATAGTTTAACTTATGCATGAAACGGTTACGTACTCTTTCAGTTTTACCTGGTCTTGGTTGGTGAGGTGCAGCCATCATCGTATACTCACCAGACATACAAGAATCCCAACAACGAATTTTACAACCATCTTCACCTTTTGTTTCTTGGCTAATATCAAAGCAATGACATGTTGGACATACATAAGCACATGCATTACAATTTAAACATTTACGGCTTACATCTTCCCACATTGGATGTGAGAACATACCTTTAAGTTTTTCAGGTACTCCATCAATATCAGCTTTTAAATTGCATCCTTCAAATTTAGGAACAGTTGCCTTTTCTTCTGCTAATAATTTACTAGCCTTATTAAGAACCTCTTTACCTGCATCTGTTACTGCTTCAAAACCGAACTTATCACCTAAATCATAGCTCTGAATATCAGCTAAAACTGCTTTTTGAGGATCAATACCCATTGATTCACAGAAACATGCTTTTCCTGACTTGTTACAAGCTAAAGCGATAAAAATACTTCTGTCTTTTTTATCTTTATAAAAATCATCTGTAAATCCTTTTGTTAAAAATACTTGATCTAAACAATCAACGCTTTTCATATCACAAGATCTTGCACCAAAAACAATTTGTTTAGTAGCATCCTTGGGCATTTCAAAGATTTCAACAGTTTTATTGATTGCCTTAAATGTATACATTTTTTCTGTATTTGGAAATAATATATCTTTTGGAGGCATTATTACATTGTTGTCTAATTCTAAATTTACTTCTTTAGTGTAAGGTGTAAATTTAGTTGTGTTTTCAAATTTAGCAGGTACTAAAACTCTATAATCTTGTGATAATAAGCCTAAAAATTCTGCTAAGTTACTTTTATTAATAGTTTTCAAAACTTACACCCCCTACTTGAATTCTTCAGGATCATTTAATTTATCAAAATGACCTAATGGTAATGGACTTTCAACATTCACTCCAGCATCGAATTCACCAAATAAATCGCCGATATCTTGGGTTAATTTTCTATTAAGGCTCATGATTGGGATATTCATTGGACATACACGTTCACATTCTCCACACTCTACACATCTACCAGCTACATGGAAAGCACGTGTAAGAGCAAAGAATTTATTTTCATCTACATTATTAGCTTTGCCTATCCACCCTTGGGTAGCTGTTGTATCAAAAATACAACTAGTACAGTTACAAGCAGAACAAATATTACGACAAGCATAACAACGAATACAACTGCTATAGTTATCTTCCCAGAATTGATTCTTTTCTTCAGTATTCATTGCTTCAATACCTTTAACGTCTTTAAACTCACGAGCTTCAACAGTAGCAGCTACTTCGTTTAATTTTTGTTCTTCACCAATTAATTTATCATAAATTAACGGATTAGGATAACGACATTCTACACATTTTTGTGGCTTTTCATTAGTTTCAGAATCTTTTAAGCCAGTACAAGGTATACCTATTACATAAATCTTTTCTCTAGTTGCTTGTAGATCTTGTAATAATCTATTTACTCCTCTTGAGTCGCAACCTTTAACAAAGATTCCAATTTTATCATCGCTTTTTCTATAGTCTAATAAATATGAAGATAAGTTAGCATGGCAGTAATCATCCCATACAAGTCTTTCAACATCTTCAGGTTTATCAATAAAGGCTGGGCAAGAAATATTAGGGAAAGTTCCTTTTTCCCAGCCAATAATAACTTTTACATCGCCATTAGATAGTAGCTCTTTAGCCACTTCACGCATTTTTTTTGTCATATCATTCATTGGGCATCCCTCAACTTCCCATTAGGCCCCACCTTTTTTACGTCTCCAACAAATTCATTTATTAGCTCTTGGAATTCTGGAGCTTCTGAAGCTGAAATCCAACGAGCTTGGAAACGTTCAGGTGTTACACCAATATATTGTAATAGACGTTGCATTAACAAGAATCTTCTACGAGTAAAGTAGTTTCCTGTTGAGAAGTGACAGTCACCAGGGTGACAACCACATACTAATACACCATCAATTCCTTTTTGAAAAGCTCTGAAAACAAACTGAGGATTAACACGACCAGAACAAGGTACACGTAAAATACGAATGTTTGGTGGATACTGTAAGCGACTTAAACCTGCAAGGTCTGCTCCAGTATAAGTACACCAGTTACACGCAAAAACCAGTATTTTTGGTTCCCAGTTTTCAGGTACACTATTTATAGACATAGAGCATCCACCTCCGCTAGGATTTGTTCATTTGTAAAATGTTGAATATTTATAGCACTTGATCTACATGCTACTGTACAAGCTCCGCAACCTTGACATAAACCGTCATTTACGCTAGCTACTGTTCTTTCTAATGTTTTACCCATTACTCTTTCTTGGATAGTTTTTAAGTCTATTGCACTGTATGGACAAATAGGAGCACACATTCCACAACCAGAACATAACTTGTTATCAACAATAGATACAACTGGTTCAGTTTCCATTTCAGCTTTAGAAAGTAGTGCACAAATTTTAGCCGCTGCTGCACTAGCTTGAGCTACAGTATCAGGAATATCCTTTGGCCCTTGACAACATCCAGCTAAATAAACACCAGCTGTAGTTGTTTCAACAGGAGCTAACTTTGGATGAGCTTCTGTAAAGAAACCATCTTTATCAGTTGAAATACCAAGTTTTTGCGCCATTTCTTTTGCATCAACATGTGGAATCATAGCTGTAGATAAAACAACTAAATCTGCTTCAATTTTTACTTGCTCGCCAAGTAAAGTATCAGCACCGTATACAATTAACTGCTCCCCTTCTTTTGTTACCTTTGAAACTTTACCTCTAATATAGTTTGCACCATATTGTTCTCTAGTTCTATTATAGAACTCGTCATAAGCTTTACCAGCAGTACGCACATCCATATAGAATACATAAACATTTGAATTAGGCAATTTATCTCTTACTAAAGTAGCTTGTTTTGCTGTATACA
Coding sequences:
- a CDS encoding FAD/NAD(P)-binding protein is translated as MSTNCLVPIRAKFIKIVQETPDVRTFHISTIDGKKPFTTKPGQLSMLSLPNVGEAMFSITNQGENHVEISIKRTGTLTNALHECEEGQECGIRGPYGNGFPLDHVKGKDLLFIGGGIGLAPVRSLIMHCIRNREDYGKITVVYGSRTKNDLVFKEDIFKNWKDVPNMDVHVTVDVGQDDWDGHVGFVPSYVEELNLPPQVTLICGPPIMIKFTLPGLQKMGFKDTDIITTLEMRMKCGVGKCGRCNIGSKYVCVDGPVFTMEDLKDLPPEY
- a CDS encoding hydrogenase iron-sulfur subunit, which gives rise to MSINSVPENWEPKILVFACNWCTYTGADLAGLSRLQYPPNIRILRVPCSGRVNPQFVFRAFQKGIDGVLVCGCHPGDCHFSTGNYFTRRRFLLMQRLLQYIGVTPERFQARWISASEAPEFQELINEFVGDVKKVGPNGKLRDAQ
- a CDS encoding 4Fe-4S dicluster domain-containing protein, with amino-acid sequence MTKKMREVAKELLSNGDVKVIIGWEKGTFPNISCPAFIDKPEDVERLVWDDYCHANLSSYLLDYRKSDDKIGIFVKGCDSRGVNRLLQDLQATREKIYVIGIPCTGLKDSETNEKPQKCVECRYPNPLIYDKLIGEEQKLNEVAATVEAREFKDVKGIEAMNTEEKNQFWEDNYSSCIRCYACRNICSACNCTSCIFDTTATQGWIGKANNVDENKFFALTRAFHVAGRCVECGECERVCPMNIPIMSLNRKLTQDIGDLFGEFDAGVNVESPLPLGHFDKLNDPEEFK
- a CDS encoding 4Fe-4S dicluster domain-containing protein, which produces MKTINKSNLAEFLGLLSQDYRVLVPAKFENTTKFTPYTKEVNLELDNNVIMPPKDILFPNTEKMYTFKAINKTVEIFEMPKDATKQIVFGARSCDMKSVDCLDQVFLTKGFTDDFYKDKKDRSIFIALACNKSGKACFCESMGIDPQKAVLADIQSYDLGDKFGFEAVTDAGKEVLNKASKLLAEEKATVPKFEGCNLKADIDGVPEKLKGMFSHPMWEDVSRKCLNCNACAYVCPTCHCFDISQETKGEDGCKIRCWDSCMSGEYTMMAAPHQPRPGKTERVRNRFMHKLNYFVDRYDMLLCVGCGRCVEVCPVNLDITSIIKKAKEAV